The following proteins are co-located in the Deinococcus metallilatus genome:
- a CDS encoding carbohydrate kinase family protein, with protein MTTPLPLIVSAGEALTDLVTAGGDTWHAHPGGAGWNVARACARLGVPSAFAGAVGQDNFGEDLTRAGGSAGLDPRFLQHVPQPTLLAVVYSVSPPAYRFLGENSADLHFDPSRLPEGWTQAARWLHVGGISLSRWPLADTLLGLIETARAAGVKISFDPNARLTHRHPDYPAVFERVIRRADLLKLSDEDLAFFFPTLSEEDALRHLRGLNARCPIVITRGAQGATLYQSAGRVDLPAVPVRVADTVGAGDALCAGLLVSATEHPEALWTEHLRLGLRAAAAACAHPGAYAPTAEDLAALPG; from the coding sequence ATGACCACGCCGCTGCCCCTGATCGTGAGCGCCGGGGAGGCGCTGACCGACCTCGTGACCGCCGGGGGCGACACCTGGCACGCGCACCCGGGGGGAGCAGGCTGGAACGTCGCGCGGGCCTGCGCGCGGCTGGGGGTGCCGAGCGCCTTTGCGGGCGCCGTTGGCCAGGACAACTTCGGGGAGGACCTGACGCGGGCGGGGGGGTCGGCGGGCCTGGACCCGCGTTTCCTCCAGCACGTGCCCCAGCCGACGCTGCTGGCAGTGGTGTACAGCGTCTCGCCGCCCGCCTACCGCTTCCTGGGCGAGAACAGCGCCGACCTGCACTTCGACCCCTCACGGCTGCCGGAGGGATGGACGCAGGCGGCCCGCTGGCTGCATGTGGGCGGCATCAGCCTGAGCCGCTGGCCGCTGGCGGACACGCTGCTGGGCCTGATCGAGACGGCACGCGCGGCGGGCGTGAAGATCAGCTTCGACCCCAACGCCCGCCTCACGCACCGCCACCCGGACTACCCGGCGGTGTTCGAGCGGGTCATCCGCCGCGCCGACCTGCTGAAACTCAGCGACGAGGACCTGGCCTTCTTCTTCCCCACGCTCTCGGAGGAGGACGCGCTGCGACACCTGCGCGGCCTGAATGCCCGCTGCCCCATCGTGATCACGCGCGGCGCACAGGGGGCCACGCTGTACCAATCGGCAGGCCGGGTGGACCTGCCCGCCGTGCCCGTGCGGGTGGCCGATACGGTGGGCGCGGGGGACGCGCTGTGTGCCGGGTTGCTCGTCAGCGCGACCGAACACCCGGAGGCGCTGTGGACCGAGCACCTGCGGCTGGGGTTGCGGGCGGCGGCGGCGGCCTGTGCCCACCCGGGAGCGTATGCGCCGACTGCCGAAGACCTGGCGGCCCTGCCAGGCTGA
- a CDS encoding histone deacetylase family protein: MSPGRLRQTASVSVSGSFPHPFRAYTPAAYTFPLPVGHRFPAYKYAGVAESLRGLLPVLDTPPLRWADAARVHDPVWLRRWRRGEVTAAEERAFGLPWSPAVVERARRAAGGSLAALHDALAQGWGANLAGGTHHAFRDRAEGFCLVNDAAILTRLALEEGLARRVAVLDLDVHQGNGTAALLAGEARAFTLSIHGERNYPFRKETSSLDLGLPDGVTDADYLRVLCEQALPALDAFRPGVLLYLAGADVLAGDRFGRFALTLDGVRERNRAVLGWAREADVPVVTMMAGGYNRDHGLTVAAHASTVQDGLDVFA; this comes from the coding sequence ATGTCCCCCGGCCGCCTGCGCCAGACTGCATCCGTGAGCGTCTCCGGCTCTTTCCCGCATCCCTTCCGGGCCTATACGCCCGCCGCCTACACCTTCCCCCTGCCGGTCGGGCACCGCTTCCCGGCCTACAAATACGCGGGCGTGGCGGAGAGCCTGCGCGGCCTGCTCCCGGTGCTGGACACGCCCCCTCTGCGCTGGGCGGACGCGGCGCGCGTCCATGACCCGGTCTGGCTGCGGCGCTGGCGGCGCGGGGAGGTGACGGCCGCCGAGGAACGCGCTTTCGGGCTGCCCTGGAGTCCGGCGGTGGTGGAACGTGCCCGGCGCGCGGCGGGGGGCAGCCTGGCCGCCCTGCATGACGCGCTGGCGCAGGGCTGGGGCGCGAACCTGGCAGGCGGCACGCACCACGCCTTCCGCGACCGCGCCGAGGGCTTCTGCCTGGTGAACGACGCCGCCATCCTCACCCGCCTGGCGCTGGAGGAGGGCCTGGCACGCCGGGTGGCGGTCCTCGACCTCGACGTGCATCAGGGCAACGGTACGGCCGCGCTGCTGGCGGGCGAGGCGCGGGCCTTCACGCTGAGCATCCACGGCGAGCGCAACTACCCCTTTCGCAAGGAAACCAGCAGCCTCGACCTGGGCCTGCCGGACGGTGTGACGGACGCCGACTACCTGCGGGTGCTGTGCGAGCAGGCACTCCCCGCGCTGGACGCCTTCCGGCCGGGGGTGCTGCTGTACCTCGCCGGGGCGGACGTGCTGGCCGGGGACCGCTTCGGCCGCTTCGCCCTTACGCTGGACGGCGTGCGCGAGCGCAACCGCGCGGTGCTAGGCTGGGCGCGGGAGGCAGACGTGCCCGTCGTGACGATGATGGCGGGCGGCTACAACCGCGACCACGGGCTGACGGTGGCGGCGCATGCGAGTACGGTGCAAGACGGGCTGGATGTGTTCGCCTGA
- a CDS encoding cyclic nucleotide-binding domain-containing protein: MDLYPSLSTPPDLGRRSLRRGDTLYYAGDPAPSLYRLDSGLLRAVRLTPQGRTLTLRHIRPGDVFGEEVLHGIPRGQQVTALTDATLTPLHPQHFGPGELWEVTRSLSTQLQRMMTDGVHIQDGELRERIARYLLNLADSSLGGAHRDGTRYVRATHELIAEGTGATRESVSKLIGEMRDDGLLTPAYRCLTLTDEAGLRALCGDQGE; the protein is encoded by the coding sequence ATGGATCTGTACCCCTCCCTGTCCACGCCGCCCGACCTGGGCCGCCGTTCCCTGCGCCGGGGAGACACGCTGTACTACGCGGGTGACCCGGCGCCCAGCCTCTACCGCCTGGACAGCGGCCTGCTGCGCGCCGTGCGCCTGACGCCCCAGGGCCGCACCCTGACCCTGCGCCATATCCGGCCGGGCGACGTCTTCGGGGAGGAGGTCCTGCACGGTATCCCGCGCGGCCAGCAGGTCACGGCGCTCACCGACGCGACCCTCACGCCGCTGCACCCGCAGCACTTCGGCCCCGGCGAACTGTGGGAGGTGACGCGCAGCCTGAGCACGCAGCTCCAGCGGATGATGACCGACGGCGTCCACATCCAGGACGGCGAACTGCGCGAACGGATCGCCCGCTACCTGCTGAATCTGGCGGACAGCAGCCTGGGCGGGGCGCACCGCGACGGCACCCGCTATGTCCGCGCCACCCACGAACTGATCGCGGAGGGCACCGGCGCCACCCGCGAGAGCGTCTCCAAGCTGATCGGTGAGATGCGCGACGACGGTCTGCTCACCCCCGCTTACCGCTGCCTGACCCTGACCGATGAGGCGGGCCTGCGGGCGCTGTGTGGGGATCAGGGGGAATAG
- a CDS encoding DNA double-strand break repair nuclease NurA: MRSMRIRLDPWPVDIEGGQLGLQRFEGELIDLETPRWAAIPARPIPARLGTVHVVDGKRRMESRVFIEDDQGEAGMGGFGAFVVGAVDLCPHGTRPARLTDVKAQRLLAHVPGLRVDPYRLSPRDPHTGRLEYHPVPADSADPLAPLHKLQQTMLAAEQQLSHGLATPVPFDETDPREALTSLTLQDGTLRSQNLGGAVVGCVKTMQTLYLPEDRAPLLAQLRPGERTPILHMKYANGTYTRFIWYVRLCEAAFYQHPMSGVMRLEMYAPDEPDFLPPIVREVANISGNLLCRLASKAHKDPRAPQNLIPTAALESAMTRAMGSAELVTRRLRAHIARELGVVA, encoded by the coding sequence ATGCGCTCCATGCGGATTCGCCTTGACCCCTGGCCTGTGGACATCGAGGGCGGACAACTGGGCCTCCAGCGGTTCGAGGGGGAGCTGATCGACCTGGAGACACCGCGCTGGGCGGCCATTCCCGCCCGGCCCATTCCGGCGCGGCTGGGCACCGTGCATGTGGTGGACGGCAAGCGGCGCATGGAGTCGCGCGTCTTTATCGAGGACGACCAGGGCGAGGCGGGGATGGGCGGCTTCGGGGCCTTTGTGGTGGGGGCGGTGGACCTCTGCCCCCACGGCACGCGGCCCGCGCGGCTGACGGACGTGAAGGCGCAGCGACTGCTGGCCCATGTGCCGGGCCTGCGGGTGGACCCCTACCGCCTCTCGCCGCGTGACCCCCACACCGGGCGGCTGGAGTACCACCCCGTCCCCGCCGACAGCGCCGATCCGCTGGCGCCGCTGCACAAGCTGCAACAGACCATGCTGGCCGCCGAGCAGCAACTCTCGCACGGCCTCGCCACGCCGGTCCCCTTCGACGAGACGGACCCCCGCGAGGCGCTGACCTCGTTGACGTTGCAGGACGGCACGCTGAGAAGTCAGAACCTGGGCGGGGCGGTCGTCGGCTGCGTGAAGACCATGCAGACCCTCTACCTTCCCGAGGACCGCGCGCCGCTGCTAGCCCAGTTGCGGCCCGGCGAGCGCACGCCGATCCTGCACATGAAGTACGCGAACGGCACCTACACCCGCTTTATCTGGTACGTGCGGCTGTGCGAGGCGGCCTTTTACCAGCACCCCATGTCCGGCGTGATGCGCCTGGAAATGTACGCGCCCGACGAACCCGACTTCCTGCCGCCCATCGTGCGCGAGGTGGCGAACATCAGCGGCAATCTGCTCTGTCGCCTCGCCAGCAAGGCCCACAAGGACCCCCGCGCCCCCCAGAACCTGATCCCGACCGCCGCCCTGGAAAGCGCGATGACCCGCGCGATGGGCAGCGCCGAACTGGTGACGCGCCGCCTACGCGCCCACATCGCCCGCGAACTGGGAGTGGTCGCGTGA